TATCAGAACCATCTAATACAAGCACCTGTGTCACATAATgctcatttgttttcatacacaggGCTGCAGCTCTACAGTGATGACTTCTCTCCCTGTCTACTCCCTTTAAACCACAGGGGATCCTCAGCATCCTGGAactcatttactgtatatacacacagctgtccttttaaggactcacattttgacatttgactcCCATTCATATGGGCCTTTTCAATAGTCtaaccaaagccttatccctaaccttaaccaataATTGGTTAATGCCTAAATCTAAACTTTACTTAACCACAGTTCTTagacctaaccttaaccagttcctcagaaattgaggttttggtctccactaCTGGTACTGACAAGGTCAGTCCTAAAGAGGTATcaaagtatacacacacacgcacacatatccAACACGAGTACATGCACTGGAAGTTGGGACAGAGTCAAATGCTGCCAAAGCTGAATAATTATGACAAAGCATGTTAGAGTAGGATTGAATGGTTGTGTCCAATGTGACTGAGTTCTCATTAACTCATAGATGGTCATGCGGATCACATGGTTTAAAAGTCATGTGATCTGCTCCATCATGAAGTGCGTCAACTTCATGACCAACTTTGCTGGTTAGAATATTTTATGATTGCCCAATGTTTACTTTGATCTTATGTCCTGACTTCAGTTTAGGGACCTTTTTAATGTAAGGGAGAAACACGCACACAGTTACCTTGAAAACAAGGTACAGTACAATATAATATGCAACAAGCttcataatattgttttttacatgatattatttttttgtaaagtcAAACACAGGAAACTCCTGTACTAGATGCTAAAATCAGATACTTTTTTCTGGTGCTTATTGTGTTACACTTTTGCACAAACTGTAGATAGTTTGCATGATCGTAACAAAAAAGGGACAGCGTTTATTATAGAAAATGAGTAGTGTAGCTAGTTGGACACTTAGCAATGTCGATGTTATTTAGTTCAGATCATAAAAATGGGAATGTACCATTAAGTATCGCCTTGTTTTTCTGCTATTGAGGCACCAATACACTGGAACCTGTTTGATGTGAATGTCATAGGTAGTGTTGCTTTAAACCAGCAGATTTTTAACTTAATGAGAGGGAAGATGACCGGATATACTTTTTTGATCACTGTCGTAAAAAGGCAGAACTACCTGTTTATATGGCTTCACATTGATGCCTGTGTATTTTTGCCCGGGCAGCAGTGTCGTGACATTATTACTTCTACACATCATGCCTCCATATGAACCTCATACACACTACCCGTCTGACCCCGAGGTGCAGGACAGTACTCTGTGGAATGGTGCAGCGGGAGACACACAACATGACTTGTGTACCGAATCATCTCCTGTTAAACAGAAtaatatttccatattttgagtgaatatttatttattgaaaaacaCTGCGTGACAAGCGGTGAACCATAACATTGTTTACATTGTCTgtgtcttgtaaaaaaaaagtttcatttgcttttttaaattttgttttaacGTCAGCTGTTTTAACCTTTTGCTGCAACAATTAAAACAGCTGTTTGAGAACGTTTCACTTGAGCCGTGTTTACTGTCTAACagcccctgtttttttttagtttaaaagaCACTGGTTAATTGTAACACACCTCTGTATTATTAACTCTCTGCACACTATCAAAATATCATCTTAATGTAGCTGGCAGTATGCAACTTTCAGATATGGACATTAACTTTTATAGTGAGTTGTAAGCAGAAGTGATATTCTCAAATACCAGTTGCACCCAAGGTCTTCTTTATTACTTGTGGTTCATTATTTGTCCAGTAGAGAGCGCACACACGCTTGGTGTTTGTTAACAGGAAAACCACAGCACAGCTCCTGTTCTCTGACAGGAAGCCCAGAGTGCCTCAGTGTAATTTCATTCAAGGCTAGGTTTaaggtcatttttattttgcttattcAACAGAGCATAAACAAAATGCATGGCATAGCATGTACATCAATTCTCACTGTGAGCACTGACAGACGAAAATTGTCTCCATCAAACCCAATTGTGCAAGTTGCCAgaatctgaataaataaaaacgtaAACACAGTTTCAGTTGGGTGACTTAGAAAATCATGCAAGTCACAGAAAACTTTGACACCATCTTTGGTGTCAGGGCCTTAAATATCACTCCTCTGCACATGTGATATTTGATAATGACAATACAACAGCATCAGTATCTGAAAACAATGCAAACAAGGACTGAGCTGTACTGGTTCAAGTTCCATGATAAGGCACACACCACTGTAATAAAGACTTTGATAACAACCTTTGGTAATGCTGCATGTCAGAAAAACACACTATAAAAATCatataaaagtgaaaaagaacaaaaaatagaaaaggtAACATGGTGCGTTAACATATCAAATCACTAACGATCACAATTGAGTCAAATAATCATCAACTTCCTTGTTTACATTCATCATCTCTTGGGTACTGCAGCAATTCAAGACTTACTCCATTCCATTATTGCACCTCAACATCAAACACAATCTATACGACGGATGAACAGTCTTTGTAATGTCGTACTAAACAAGCCTCAACTTTAAACAACTCAAATAATGTTTCTACTTCACATGTTAGAAACAAAGAGTgaggttttaaaaaacaaaaagtcaaatcaaattctTCAACGTGGGGAAAACGAGTGCACATAGCTAAGGTCAAAATGTGTGCTTTcattcttttaataaaaaaaaaaaaaaaaaaacgtgttaaaCTAGAACTCCGACAGCGGTACTTCCCTTTTTCCTCTGCATTCCTCTTCCTTCACCGACAAGACGACTGCACCTACGTTTTTCCTTCACAATCACATGATTCACCCACTTTCAGCAGTGGCCTGTGTACCattcccaaaaaaaaacttgaatacTTAATTGTCCCACACAACCATCTTCAGTCATACCTCAACTAAATATACATCCAGGAATTCAATAGgcttttaaacaaaaattatatttcacatttctatgtacagtatgtgcaaccAGTTCATCTGGATTTGGGGGAAATCAGAATTTGAAGAGGTTAATAAAGTCTTGAGGAGAAAGCGACACGGTGCAACTGTCTGGGTTGTTGGCAGTGCAGGGATGGTTTGTGTCCTGAAAATAGAAGAAGTACAACTATTAACATTAAATGCtcatgtctttttctttttcaatttcacaaaccgtcacattttatttttgtaaccaCTATCAAGTGCAAAGtgcaaaatagaaaaaaaaatgaactacCTTCCAAAAGAGGATGTGACAGTGTGTGCAGAAGTGCAAGGTGTCGCTGTATTGCTCTCTGTGTGGATAGCAGCGGCACAGCTTAAAGTACATCTTCTTCCACTCCAGCTGACCTTTGTCAGACACCATCAGTCTCTTCCGGAtctaaaggaaaagaaaacagacttttgacctaaaaaaaaaccacctcAAAATATCTGTAAGTTATGTGTTCAAAAGATGAGAATTTAAGTAGCTCTTTCTGTAACCTAATTTAGCTTATATACGGATTCACTCGCTTATCAAGTGCATGGTTACTGTAGTGTTGGTATGCACACACTGCAGCCTCCCATTTTCCAGTAGCAAGTGAAGCTTATCACAGATGCTTGACCTCCTTGCAGAGTGATGGTAATGACATGTACATTAAGAAGATGGCTCTTCTGGTTTCCTGTACCAAGTAGTTCAGCTGGTGCAGTGACATTTTTAGAAAAATGAGGTAGAAAACAAACCCACGGTGTAGccaagtgtatgtgtgtgtgcttatagGTCACCAAAATCATTTCTacaaacctgtctgtctgtgaagtgGTACTGGCAGAGTTTCTTCCACAGCAGCCGGTCCTCAGCGAGGGCCCCAAGCTCGCTACACACTTGGCCCACACTGACCAGGTCTCTGCCATCTGACAGGCACTGCATGATGTTGAGCTGCAGGCTGGCAGGAAGGTCAGTCAGACTCATACCAGACGATGCAGGCTGCAGGGAACAAGTTttgaataaaaaaggaaattcaCATTTTGAGCACTTTTAAGTTCTGCTTGTGGATTTGTTCTGGGTTCAGACTTACCCTGTTGATCTGGATAttgtccagctgctgctgccactgcaggATGTTCTCCATGCGATGAACCCAGATGTTGATGTTGCCCACCAGAACCGACTTGCCCATGTCCTGAACCAGACTGCACAGTGAGATGTACAGCGTCTGCAGCAGCTCTTTGATTGGACGGACGTTCTGCTGGTCATCAAGAACTGTATGTGGAAGGAAATCAGATACTGTTCATCAAGCTCAGTTTATtccttcatttgtgagcttaaAGTGAGGTTTTCACTTTCAGCAGCAGCCAGGCAAGCTCACAAATAGGTAAGTGTGTATTAAGAATCAACAGCAATACATGTTTTGGATGTGTTATCCTCCTGTGATATTCATAATATTTGGCCAACAAGGTTTCATAACCCCACCTAAACATCCAGAATCTCTGTTTAGCAGAGGGAACATTTAGTTTATACTGTGGCTTGCAGAGGGATCTGGTGTTTTTCACTGTCCCATTAAGGCACTACATTCACTCCTCCACCTTCTTCAGATGTTGTCAAGGCTCATTTCCTCACCTATTTGTGCAGACAACAAAGCATGAAGCCTTCCTGTTTGCTCTATTTACTCATGTTGtatactgccaaaaacaaagATAAGTGTCTACTGTAAATGAAGcaacaaaacaaggaaaataaatTGATTAGGGAGGGAATTTtgcatttgtatatttattcatATGTGCGAGTGGTTTGTGTAAGAGATAAAAACAGACCACATCAGAAAAATAAAGTCCTCAGACACACAAAAGAATGAAACTCTGATTGtgttaaaagagaaataaaagagtGACAGGGCTCACCTTTCTGTACCACTCTCTCCAGAATGTTCATGTAATTCTTCTGCGCCACACCACTGAGTGAGGGGAGCTGGGACTTGGCTATAAGCTCCAGAAgctggagcagagagagagagagagagagagagagagagagagagagagagagagagagagagagagagagagagagagagagagagagagagagagagagagagacaagaaacAGAAAGAACAACATAAATTACATGCTGTCCTAAGCAGACACTCACTGTTCTTTCgcctctttttttaatattgttatgCCGCATTCTTAAAACAGCACATGCAATTCTAGAAGTAATCTGGAGCTGCTCCACCTGCTCATTCCCCTCAAATGAACCTGGATCCAGTGAGTGTTTATCAACATTCTTGGATTTGATGGTTCTTGATCAGAGCCTCTTTGGGGGGGAAGAAGCTCCTGGAACAGTGTTGGACACCAGcctccacaaacacacttttaatcATTTGACTCCTTGTCATGTGAATTAGCGGAATCAttcaacaagtgtgtgtgtgtgtatgtttggacTTGTGTGCCTCTGCAATGCTTGTTTGTGTACCACAAGCTAGTGGACAAAAGGAGGCATGCAACAGATGCTGTGATGTCATGGAGAAATTCAAGTTGACACTTACTCAATTCTGACCGAAGCATGTGACCTGTGTCATCATACCAACATCAACATATTGTGGGGTACTTTCTGGTTAACTGCAGCCACATAGGTTAGGCTAGGTTATGATAAGTTATCCAGAAGGAAGACAGCACTGTCCTAAGTGCATGTATCTAAATTCATAAAAGTGTTGCATGAAAAGTTTTAAATGGAACCATACTATAAGTAAGCATTCAGAGAAAttctaaataaaagtgaatgagTCTGGTGATCTTAATAATAGCACTCCATTAACTAAATTACTTCTCCCCTGTCTGTTTTTCCCTATTTTAAGCTTCTTCCCTCATTCCTGGTATTTTCAGTCTTTCCAGGTTCGTGCCTAAAACCTAATCCTTTGCTTAGCTGCTCGTCAAGTTCCTCTTTATAGAGCAGCCAGGTGGAACAATGAGCATTTTTAATCTACTTTTATCCTCGGCTGTTGGCTAAACTGCACTTGATAACTTGGTATAAGGTTCACACTCTTCCACAAAATGCACTGctaaaacaaattaattataAGTTTTCAGTCTCCTTGACATAACCTCCATTTGCCTGCTCCAAGCAGAGGGAACACCAtttgttgtctctttgtggGGGAATCTGATCTGTGTAACCGAGACAGAGTTAAATAAACCCACCAATGCCATCAGACACAACAAGGGACGAGCAGTGACCTAGGACACTATGTCCAGACGAAAAGCTAGTGTTACACAGCCATATTGTTCTCTGGACTCTACACTTGTTAGCTAGAACCAGCACCAAAAAGGTCAGCCAAAACCCTGAATGGAGAAATGGCCAACTACTGTGGTTTAAGAGTATCACACTGTTGTTTTACAAGGGAATATCAGGTTGTTTTGTGTGCTGGTATATGAGGAAATCTGCTAAACTGATATACTACATCGGTGTTGATGGCTGCTCATTGTTCTGccaaaatagaaaatgaatttGTGTTCCCCTGATCATGCCTGAATTGGTTAATCTCACAACAGTGATTATGGTGTGAATCACAATTTAGTGTCTACGTGTGTGCTTTGGTGCACGAGTCACCTGAACAACCACAGTTTCTGTTTCCATTAACCCCTGTCAGGTGGTCGCACCTCACCACGCAGCTGTCACCCCCACCTTCCCctttcacatgcacacacacacacacagacacgaccTCAACCCCACCAGTACAGGAGAACATAAGCACATGCAGctcacatggggagaacatgtggAAGAGCTTGTGTATAGTTTAGTGCAgtgaaaaatgtatatttgGTGTGAAAGCCCTCAATTTAGACTAAATAATTCTCTTAGAACGTTCCACTGCATTATTTGATACAGTAATTTATTATGAATAAGGATTAGGACACATCACCCTTAAGTTGACATCTGAGTGTTGGTTTTACACATAAAATTCTTtaactgaatatatatatatatatatatatatatatatatatatatatatatatatatatatatatatatcatatatatatatatatatatcatatatatatagatcatatatatatatatacacatatacacacacacacacacacacacatacatgtatatcaGACTACAACACAGTCCCATTCtaccagaaacacacacatatgactCACAGTGTTAGTATCATCACCACATTTAGACCCTTGTCTGCAGTGCAATGATAAGAGCCAGGCAGAAGCTTACACCCTCTTAACCTGCAACCCCTCCATGCAGTGAACAAAAATGTCTATGGTTTACCAAAGAGGAAGACTTagcaaaagagacaaaaagaaagtggaagaaaacaaagacatgtgGACTCACTCTGACGACGTAATTAAATCTCCTCGTATCCTTGATGGCACTGCAGAAATCTAAACGGTTGAAGGCTTCACCCAGTGTACAATATCCGTGGCGCTGGGGGAATTTAATTATAAGGGGATTAGATTGCGATCCTCCACAGGAGTATAGAGTTTTCTCAGCATGTTTAAATTACAATGTTTACAGTGTGAGACTAAGTAAGATTGTTTGTTACCTCCTTGGTGCTTCCTTTATGAACATAAATCCACTTTTCCCTGTAGAAATCTGTGAGGGAGCAGAGTGTTTTCATGAGTGGCCTGTAGCTAATTAAGCAGCTCATAAGCATTGTGACAACATTATGAAAAATGTGTCAACATGGAAATGTAATAACAGGCAATGTTATGAGGCAATATTACCacctcattttttttacataacatcCTCATGAGACTCACCTGTCCAAAACATGACTTTGGGGTAGTATAACATGACTTGTTAAGTCCACACTTAGTTTTAATTCTTGCATGTTTATGTGAAAACGTGTGAATATAAAAGTGACTCACAGGGAACCTTAGTGTTGTTGTTCATCaggtcttttttcctcttcttggcACCCATGTCATAGTTGAAAGAAAGCAGCAAGTTCTCCTTGTTGAAACATTCCTCCTGTTTGACTTTGCAGAAGCtggaaaaacatgatttttttttcatcacttcATGTCAGTAGATACAGTCTTACTTTCTTTTGACATGCTTTGACTGCCTTAGTTAAAGGTGTGATTAAATGTATTCTTGGGAAGGAAAAGCAGCACAGATGTTAGTTAATCCACTCACTTGTTGTGAGGTTATTAATAGCTCAGCGATTAGCCTGGAGAAGGAACATGGCCCAGCAAAACACTGAGGTTAGTAGAATGGAAACAAGATGAAGTATTGTCTCCTTTCTTCCCCTTTTCTGATACACAAGTACATCTTTTACCTAAAAATATActtatatgtttaaaaaaatcttcTCTTCTACTAATCTTaacttcttttttaatttcttctgtGTT
The sequence above is a segment of the Solea solea chromosome 13, fSolSol10.1, whole genome shotgun sequence genome. Coding sequences within it:
- the fbxo32 gene encoding F-box only protein 32, with amino-acid sequence MPFLGQDWRSPGQSWVKTEEGWKKTTTDETNNNVSVESFCKVKQEECFNKENLLLSFNYDMGAKKRKKDLMNNNTKVPYFYREKWIYVHKGSTKERHGYCTLGEAFNRLDFCSAIKDTRRFNYVVRLLELIAKSQLPSLSGVAQKNYMNILERVVQKVLDDQQNVRPIKELLQTLYISLCSLVQDMGKSVLVGNINIWVHRMENILQWQQQLDNIQINRPASSGMSLTDLPASLQLNIMQCLSDGRDLVSVGQVCSELGALAEDRLLWKKLCQYHFTDRQIRKRLMVSDKGQLEWKKMYFKLCRCYPHREQYSDTLHFCTHCHILFWKDTNHPCTANNPDSCTVSLSPQDFINLFKF